In Trichoderma atroviride chromosome 2, complete sequence, one DNA window encodes the following:
- a CDS encoding uncharacterized protein (EggNog:ENOG41): MQRPFLLFRCRPFIPPLSSQPSSRFSRPLYRSLSHSTPPITSKMAAATEMRFKNPAIFVCDMQEKFRNAIYEFDSIVTTTVKLLTYAQNLSIPVYATTQTSAKLGATVPAIADMLGVSEVHDKTKFSMVVPSIAASLAPGSRIALVGIETHICITQTALDLRDAGHFPYVIADGVSSCNKGEVGIALDRLRSEPGIAVTSSESWMYECLGDASHPLFKGLFTVVKGKLSETSKVLSVLPPSKI, from the exons ATGCAACGGccgtttcttctcttccggTGTCGGCCCTTTATCCCGCCTCTCTCATCCCAGCCAAGCTCCAGATTCTCTCGTCCTCTCTACCGCTCTCTTTCACATTCCACTCCTCCCATCACATCcaaaatggctgctgctacagAAATGCGGTTCA AGAATCCCGCCATCTT CGTCTGCGATATGCAGGAAAAGTTCCGCAACGCCATCTACGAATTTGATAGCAT cgtcaccaccaccgtcaAGCTCCTCACCTACGCCCAGAACCTCTCCATCCCTGTCTACGCAACTACCCAAACATCCGCTAAGCTGGGCGCCACCGTCCCCGCCATCGCCGACATGCTGGGCGTCTCCGAAGTCCACGACAAGACAAAGTTCTCCATGGTCGTCccctccatcgccgccagcctcgcgCCCGGCTCGCGCATCGCCCTCGTCGGCATCGAGACGCACATTTGCATCACGCAGACGGCGCTGGACCTGCGCGACGCCGGCCACTTCCCATATGTCATCGCCGACGGCGTGAGCTCGTGCAACAAGGGCGAGGTGGGCATTGCGCTGGACCGGCTGCGGAGCGAGCCCGGCATTGCCGTCACGTCGAGCGAGAGCTGGATGTACGAGTGCTTGGGCGATGCGTCACATCCCCTGTTCAAGGGGCTGTTTACCGTGGTCAAGGGCAAGCTGAGCGAGACAAGCAAGGTGTTGAGtgtgctgccgccgtccaAGATTTGA
- a CDS encoding uncharacterized protein (EggNog:ENOG41), translating to MFRHPAFEISSDMESRFGVSREELYNLQMELKQVQYAQANYSERILRLEKRQADDSAIKSVWNSPFPGVLAGTPQHGPVQIPQNDVFDDLDEQGEQLLGSLHLGPAEEEPVRRGGAASRANSVRFDESALHGSSWAAQNNRHSGDFGQVRPGTGFMMERSLSHKSDGRHSSAGHSVHSHHSVASGRASSIGLDTNFATGDEDDDDSSFDMPGLPASVYVLGTVPSIVRCWLTTDYAHGTLLYADICTGSQKSTIEYSLVKELDLLSEFHRDASGAYKARLDVYLAEAVITRHSSRSDSAAGSVPSMSVCFEICGGSGGDAAKSKAVRIFIGSDALRAHAADVLFSQNTMVLYSNERDRLRVPFIRPEDEEVFRHITTSIAAPERPKLNANAAPFVFGESNRTDSEEKIAPTPTTTTATATATPTSTTAATKELGSSETRSQASPATSHSEPSGRVRANSVPDYEEETEKSTRDASGSERRTRDGSSASEASRREPSGGIWGSWRNPNGNGTDQRETGPLSGYQPAPRGRAMKILKAPKSSSSSARTGASYEPPIPSKSELGRRKSQVSMSGESTTTVAANGGIKWETKKPATTSEGKGHEAAKPNSASGGRAASGSVSLPRSANNPVGVASAFSWMTPPGTAKSTKTTTAAE from the exons ATGTTCCGGCATCCCGCCTTTGAGATATCTTCAGACATGGAATCCCGCTTCGGCGTTTCTCGGGAAGAGCTGTATAACCTGCAAATGGAGCTGAAGCAGGTCCAGTATGCCCAGGCCAACTACTCAGAACGGATTCTGAGGCTAGAGAAGCGTCAAGCAGACGATTCCGCCATAAAGTCGGTATGGAATTCACCATTTCCGGGAGTCCTGGCTGGAACGCCACAGCATG GCCCAGTCCAAATTCCCCAAAATGATGTCTTTGACGACTTGGATGAACAGGGCGAGCAGTTGCTTGGCTCTCTGCATTTAGGCCCTGCGGAAGAGGAGCCGGTTCgccgcggcggcgcagctTCGCGAGCAAACAGCGTCCGATTTGATGAAAGCGCTTTGCATGGATCAAGCTGGGCCGCCCAAAACAATCGTCACTCAGGAGACTTTGGCCAAGTCCGTCCGGGCACCGGTTTCATGATGGAACGGTCACTGTCACACAAGTCAGACGGCAGGCATAGCTCGGCAGGGCACTCGGTGCATTCTCACCATTCTGTAGCGTCAGGCCGAGCTAGCAGCATCGGCCTCGACACCAACTTTGCcactggcgatgaagatgatgacgactcTTCCTTTGATATGCCTGGGCTTCCAGCCTCTGTCTATGTCCTAGGGACTGTTCCATCCATTGTCCGCTGCTGGTTGACTACAGACTATGCCCACGGGACGCTGCTCTACGCGGATATTTGTACCGGGTCGCAAAAGTCTACAATTGAATATTCGCTTGTCAAAGAGCTAGACTTGCTGAGCGAATTCCACCGCGACGCCAGTGGAGCTTATAAAGCTAGATTGGATGTGTACCTTGCAGAAGCTGTCATTACGCGCCACAGCAGCCGGTCAGATTCGGCCGCGGGATCAGTGCCCTCGATGTCGGTTTGTTTTGAAATCTGTGGTGGCAGTGGTGGCGATGCAGCCAAATCAAAAGCGGTTCGCATATTCATTGGCAGCGATGCCCTGAGAGCGCATGCAGCCGACGTCCTCTTCTCTCAGAATACGATGGTACTCTACAGTAACGAGCGAGATCGACTGCGGGTTCCCTTCATTCGCcctgaagacgaggaagtATTCCGTCACATAACTACCAGCATTGCTGCGCCGGAACGACCAAAGCTGAATGCCAATGCTGCACCGTTCGTCTTTGGGGAGAGCAATAGGACCGACAGTGAGGAAAAAATAGCACCAACGCCAACGACAACCACAGCTACGGCCACAGCTACCCCTACATCCACCACAGCAGCGACTAAAGAGCTGGGAAGCAGCGAGACAAGAAGCCAGGCGTCACCCGCGACGTCACATTCCGAGCCCTCGGGCCGTGTTCGAGCGAATAGTGTCCCCGATTATGAAGAGGAAACGGAAAAATCTACAAGAGATGCCAGTGGCTCTGAGCGTCGGACAAGAGATGGATCAAGTGCGTCTGAAGCTTCGCGGCGAGAACCGTCAGGAGGCATCTGGGGCTCCTGGCGCAATCCCAATGGCAACGGAACAGATCAGCGCGAGACTGGACCATTGAGCGGATACCAGCCCGCGCCTCGAGGGCGTGCCATGAAGATCCTCAAAGCCCCAAAGTCCAGCTCGTCTTCTGCGCGCACAGGAGCGTCGTACGAGcctcccatcccatccaaGTCTGAGCTTGGTCGGCGCAAGAGCCAGGTTAGCATGAGCGGCGAAAGCACCACCACAGTAGCAGCCAACGGTGGCATTAAATGGGAGACCAAAAAGCCAGCGACGACGAGCGAAGGCAAGGGCCACGAGGCGGCAAAGCCCAACTCGGCTTCTGGTGGTCGGGCGGCTTCGGGTTCGGTGTCGTTGCCAAGGTCGGCGAATAATCCTGTCGGAGTAGCGTCAGCCTTTTCGTGGATGACACCACCGGGAACAGCAAAGTCTACCAAGACGACGACTGCGGCAGAGTAA
- a CDS encoding uncharacterized protein (EggNog:ENOG41) → MEPASKGPKACTTCAKAKARCIPGPDKDSKCERCQRLKRECVSQRPAPPRAKKPPKRSRVAELEKRLDELSSQFVDGAAAAAAINTRSSQQSGDSPSISVSSGNHPSATERPGQHQQQQQQQQQQQQQQRQRQQRRQKNKCDSIVTFEYLFPSPRSESAEVSGWTSEVGSNDCVMAATEIWPTEAEAETLLLQYHASHARLAPFVIVPKHLMAADLRRHRPFLWRVVMMISCFIDGPRQHRMGKEVLAELGRMSVLDSTRNLETLQGLLLTISWLNFCLKSAQLTNLLFLARSMSLSSGGFGISCGAGGNSNKDEVKWGELEHARAYLGTYYLNAIVFNTNKKVDAFMNTSQLDNYCNLLTSPGEYHSDLYLARLVKIQTLSQSISMAMLDQQPMQLPLTMVIQTFQEQIEAYRASLPPHLLDNSTLQCHLAISEVLLADMAISDSHCAAISLPHSDRIHLLWSCLHALRRFYAVASVKSCDMIDQVERSFLGINASDLAYAIITGIKLLLVRIPDWDPRYIISELGIREMLDEEIEHVGEIVARRKSDRWPEEDPMDRMHKLLMYGRDLVNMQIQQVAAEMEGSEVNRRHSLLPSSTLATANKGEGGQGWAMAGMEDLDDDLWQNFMNDTAWNLNGEPMVMDSF, encoded by the exons ATGGAGCCCGCCAGTAAAGGCCCCAAGGCCTGCACGACATgcgcaaaggccaaggcccgGTGCATTCCCGGCCCGGACAAGGACAGCAAGTGTGAAAG ATGCCAGAGGTTAAAGAGAGAATGTGTCTCACAGCGGCCTGCTCCGCCGCGGGCCAAGAAGCCGCCCAAGAGGTCTCGCGttgccgagctggagaagaggctggatgAGCTGTCATCTCAGTTTGTCGACggggctgccgctgctgccgccataAATACCAGATCAAGCCAGCAGTCAGGGGACTCACCGTCGATATCAGTCTCATCAGGCAACCACCCATCAGCCACCGAACGCCCTggacagcatcaacagcagcagcaacaacagcaacagcaacagcaacagcaacggcaacggcagcaacgACGACAGAAAAACAAGTGCGATAGCATCGTCACCTTTGAGTACCTGTTCCCGTCACCGCGGTCAGAGAGCGCCGAAGTCTCGGGATGGACCTCGGAAGTCGGCAGCAACGACTGCGTTATGGCGGCGACCGAGATATGGCCCACagaagccgaggccgagaccctgctgctgcagtacCATGCGAGCCATGCGCGCCTGGCCCCCTTTGTGATTGTGCCCAAGCATCTCATGGCGGCGGATCTGCGTCGACACAGACCGTTCCTGTGgagggtggtgatgatgattagCTGCTTCATCGACGGACCGAGGCAACACCGCATGGGCAAGGAGGTGCTGGCCGAACTGGGGAGGATGTCCGTACTGGACAGCACGAGGAACCTTGAGACGTTGCAGGGACTGTTGCTGACCATAAGCTG GCTAAATTTCTGTCTAAAGAGTGCACAGCTTACCAACTTACTCTTCCTCGCAAGGTCCATGAGTCTAAGCTCGGGCGGCTTTGGAATCTCATGCGGCGCCGGTGGCAACAGCAATAAAGACGAGGTCAAATGGGGCGAGTTGGAACACGCACGAGCATACCTAGGGACATATTATCTCAACGCCAT CGTCTTCAACACGAATAAAAAGGTGGATGCCTTTATGAATACTTCACAACTCGACAACTATTGCAACCTCCTCACGTCACCGGGAGAGTATCATTCCGACTTATATCTAGCTAGACTTGTCAAGATACAGACGCTGTCGCagtccatctccatggccatgCTGGATCAGCAACCGATGCAGTTACCCCTGACAATGGTGATTCAGACGTTTCAGGAGCAGATTGAGGCATATCGAGCGTCTTTACCGCCTCATCTTCTCGATAACA GCACTCTCCAATGCCATCTGGCCATATCGGAAGTCCTCCTCGCCGACATGGCAATCTCCGATTCCCACTGCGCCGCCATCTCCCTCCCGCACAGTGACCGGATCCACCTCCTCTGGTCCTGTCTCCATGCTCTGCGCCGCTTCTACGCCGTTGCCTCGGTCAAAAGCTGCGACATGATTGATCAAGTAGAGCGCAGCTTCCTGGGCATCAACGCGTCGGATCTTGCCTACGCAATCATCACAGGCATcaagctcctcctcgtccgGATCCCCGACTGGGATCCTCGGTATATTATTTCCGAGCTAGGAATCCGGGAAATGCTCGATGAGGAAATTGAGCATGTCGGCGAGATTGTGGCGCGGAGAAAGAGTGACCGCTGGCCTGAGGAAGACCCCATGGATCGGATGCATAAATTATTAATGTATGGGAGAGATCTGGTCAACATGCAGATACAAcaggtggcggcggagatggagggaagTGAAGTCAACCGTCGTCATTCTCTTCTACCGTCTTCTACACTGGCAACGGCGAACAAAGGAGAGGGTGGCCAGGGGTGGGCGATGGCAGGCATGGAAGATCTGGACGACGATTTGTGGCAGAACTTTATGAATGACACGGCGTGGAACTTGAACGGGGAGCCGATGGTGATGGATTCTTTTTGA
- a CDS encoding uncharacterized protein (EggNog:ENOG41) codes for MAKPYPQVVLLGDSLFEFAAHTLSGFSFQSALQTRLIRRFDVVNRGFAGWNTTNVLKYLPEIFAEPSASSPKIEYLLILLGANDAVIPGAATSQHVPIETYKDNLSKIINHPHIRAHNPKILLVTPPPVDEIKLQEVDVAYGHPAAIRSSAISASYSEKAREVARENPGVVLIDLWQAIMGEAISMTPEDYQPGGPWLGSPENGKQGGLDKLLPDGLHMGGQGYRVFFDEIKAHIGQDIKPDDRTDYIIPDWRVVTPPQG; via the exons ATGGCT AAGCCGTATCCTCAGGTTGTTCTTCTGGGGGATTCCCTGTTTGAGTTTGCAGCTCATACTTTGAGCGGCTTCTCATTCCAGTCGGCCCTTCAAACTC GGCTTATAAGGCGATTTGACGTGGTTAATCGCGGCTTTGCGGGGTGGAACACGACAAATGTTCTCAAGTACTTGCCTGAGATTTTCGCGGAACCGTCCgcctcatcgccaaagaTTGAGTATTTG CTGATTCTCTTGGGAGCAAATGACGCCGTTATCCCTGGGGCCGCCACATCGCAGCATGTTCCTATTGAGACATATAAGGATAACCTCAGCAAGATTATTAACCATCCTCACATACGGGCTCACAACCCCAAGATCCTGCTGGTGACTCCTCCCCCAGTCGATGAGATTAAGCTCCAGGAGGTCGATGTGGCTTACGGCCACCCAGCAGCGATTCGGTCCTCGGCCATATCTGCCTCATATTCGGAGAAGGCTCGGGAGGTGGCTCGCGAGAATCCGGGAGTAGTTCTAATTGATCTCTGGCAAGCAATCATGGGCGAAGCTATTTCCATGACTCCAGAGGACTATCAACCTGGAGGGCCTTGGCTAGGATCGCCCGAGAATGGGAAGCAAGGAGGGCTGGACAAGCTTCTTCCGGATGGACTTCACATGGGCGGACAGGGATACAGGGTGTTTTTCGACGAGATCAAGGCGCATATTGGGCAAGATATCAAGCCTGATGACAGGACGGACTATATCATTCCGGATTGGAGGGTTGTTACTCCCCCCCAAGGTTGA
- a CDS encoding uncharacterized protein (BUSCO:EOG092D04FZ): MATSLAAQLAQVAANSKSSLDIKAQRASHSKSLIWEPRVAAAQSYQTLYATCHQGFEELCQLDGRFAVFEATIFSEQSQNQDRNQLTIAENEELNRHIEAFLRLVGSRLRLMPAIKAVEWLIRRFSIHVENTSILLMTFIPYHSITAFATLLSILPSKIPSEFRFLDPYIRSLTSPPRSVFVHQAVHHVDFLTAVSEYTLESCRKGYQYPALITFWGGLITEAVSGILDRTKSGRATIQSDNSQALLHRLGPVFAEALVMKKVPSLQIASYMATTVFVSKGDLHDNAVTALMQQLVHGWTSETVRPGLVCLTILAQFRSAKQMSSKVTKALMKVQDIGTLLVEIGRERRVDKLANGLCLALVERLVKKGDSRGLSTITTILGNQILKDKQISVIFKSLLLTAHELNDENDKDGSLRREVGSTLIALSHTTGSAGDIIQSVIEEVKFDIEELEMKLDLVFRTRKLPEYAKDGNEAEDAAQAQQAQNPEAGLEELAGSSSSLSSSLLPEDGEIFGSLSDVFVSIVSDQTGRKQELLQQLDQFSKLKRESAFKDCTYFSFFIRIWCGLYPALARAAALDMAKDRLKAASVSEVDIQALIPYCVVALGDPSKRVRQAAADLITVAAGLYAPPFAKSAKAWGADSLYGKSKSKDVAALSIDVACKFLHLQLLPAVEECVMDADHISAILKSAIESGKYQIAPDPSLDKKDHLSQSGRSALLTFFASHIVSTPLTLVKSRLLKSLNEIRGVSTVTRTPLLLPALQSWADLTEAEATEICTSQQLDKTVLDSQFIDIIVPNDATGLEFVFKLLKDADSTNGERPGLIRAAFSRVKKMWTLMKAEMKFMVAEQFLELSQDPEATAGNSESIIPAEAADLLRSVPLTTDILSFFLDSIQTGTKMITEPPPNKRRRTSAADANRGLNTQITPELSRALRKVTFVLQIVDSSDPVSHPELLDGLFTALSELQHFRTVVGSELGYLQNLILRSLLAMMPAYKANKNLKVDSSGGYGDLLVSCIQKSSSPVVQNAALLLVANLATIAPHLVLHSVMPIFTFMGTSVLRQSDDYSAHVVAQTIKEVVPPLIESLRQGQKSPVAGASDILVSFTTAYEHIPVHRRHGLFVALVETMGPKEFLFTLVSMLVDRYELNDDLLQFVLDLLNDFSVEIQLETLVKLLDLTSDLFKPKPTLSLVLLGSSDEEEDKDVEKIALRQLSVLPSLLANRKLKAQISKLVDRDDMETSEVRQLYATLLEDVLVLADTVKSNKSLHSRCGNALANLLNLLSIGEFIKAVESLLDRPSLDLRQKVLRALELRVGSESNTDAASRTALLTFLPQLTAAIRESSDIRYKHTAVTCVDKIAEKYGKKDIEAVVAAASTIAGEHCLGQDEKQLRIMALLCLTSLVDVLQDAIVPVLPIAIPQAIVYLNLSLQEDSQDLELHSAGYGFISALAEHLPFMLSTYVGQILEVSNKSANANLDADSNEARESCLEFLAKKLEAKDMFTSLDLNWESARSNGFSAMSEYVKTLGMAIDKHSKSAITKNVGVLSSILLKAFDLRRLIIADGETGDATLARLTQLENSVNEKVLKMIYKLNDATFRPVFVQLIEWSSTGLKGDSVGLSSRRYSVYGFLQSFFDNLKSIVTNYATYVLEDAVKILSAVDPKASSERQLWNRVLNTLAKCFEHDQDDFWQAPAHFGAIAPVLMEQYTHAAIVDVNEALIPTTVELAAAADSQAHQKELNSALLKHLRSEKAAVRLAAVKCEQALTDRLGEEWLAMLHEMLPRISELQEDDDEVVERETHRWIVKIEGVLGESLDSMLQ; encoded by the exons ATGGCGACCTCGCTTGCTGCGCAGCTGGCGCAGGTTGCCGCAAACTCGAAATCGAGTTTGGATATCAAAGCGCAAAGGGCTTCCCACTCGAAATCTCTGATCTGGGAACCCCGAGTCGCAGCGGCTCAGAGCTATCAGACTCTGTATGCGACATGCCACCAGGGCTTTGAAGAGCTTTGCCAGCTCGATGGCCGATTCGCCGTCTTTGAAGCAACCATTTTCAGCGAACAGAGCCAGAATCAGGACCGAAATCAGCTCACAATTGCGGAAAATGAGGAGCTCAACCGACACATCGAGGCGTTCCTGAGACTTGTGGGAAGCCGTTTGAGGTTGATGCCTGCGATCAAGGCTGTGGAGTGGCTGATCAGACGATTCTC CATTCATGTAGAAAATACGTCAATTCTGCTCATGACCTTTATACCATATCACTCCATTACCGCATTCGCGACACTCTTGTCAATCCTACCATCCAAGATTCCAAGCGAATTCCGATTCCTCGATCCGTATATCCGATCTCTCACCTCTCCTCCTCGATCAGTCTTCGTCCACCAGGCCGTCCATCACGTCGATTTCCTTACTGCCGTTTCCGAATACACCCTCGAGTCATGCCGCAAAGGATACCAGTACCCGGCTCTCATCACATTCTGGGGCGGACTTATAACCGAAGCCGTAAGCGGAATTTTAGACCGCACCAAGTCTGGTCGAGCTACGATACAGAGCGACAACAGCCAAGCGCTATTACATAGACTGGGCCCCGTCTTCGCCGAAGCGCTCGTCATGAAGAAGGTTCCCAGCCTTCAAATCGCCTCCTACATGGCCACAACTGTCTTCGTTTCCAAGGGCGATCTACATGACAATGCCGTCACAGCGTTaatgcagcagctggttCATGGCTGGACTAGCGAGACTGTTCGGCCAGGTCTTGTATGCTTGACGATATTGGCCCAGTTCCGATCCGCGAAGCAAATGAGCAGCAAGGTCACCAAGGCTTTGATGAAGGTTCAGGATATTGGCACCCTTCTTGTCGAAATTGGCCGGGAGCGTCGCGTGGACAAGCTGGCAAACGGACTGTGCTTGGCTCTGGTTGAGAGACTAGTAAAGAAGGGCGACTCGCGCGGCCTTTCGACAATTACCACGATTTTGGGTAACCAGATACTAAAGGATAAGCAGATTTCTGTCATCTTCAAGTCTTTGCTCCTGACGGCTCACGAACTCAACGATGAAAACGACAAAGATGGCTCTCTTCGCCGTGAAGTGGGATCTACCCTGATTGCTCTATCACACACTACCGGATCAGCTGGCGATATCATTCAATCCGTCATTGAAGAGGTCAAATTCGAcattgaagagctggaaaTGAAGCTGGACCTGGTATTCCGTACACGGAAGCTTCCCGAATACGCAAAAGACGGCAACGAGGCTGAGgatgctgctcaagctcaacaggCACAGAACCCTGAAGCAGGCCTTGAAGAGTTGGCTGGCAGCTCCTCATCTCTCTCCTCATCTCTTCTACCAGAAGACGGCGAAatctttggcagcctcaGCGACGTCTTCGTCTCCATTGTTTCCGACCAAACTGGGCGAAAGcaggagcttcttcagcagcttgaccaattctccaagctcaagcGAGAGTCTGCGTTTAAAGACTGTACAtatttcagcttcttcattcGGATTTGGTGCGGTCTGTATCCAGCACTGGCCCGAGCTGCAGCACTGGATATGGCCAAGGACAGACTCAAGGCCGCAAGCGTGTCCGAGGTGGATATTCAGGCTCTTATTCCCTACTGCGTTGTTGCTCTCGGCGATCCTTCCAAGCGGGTGCGTCAGGCAGCGGCAGATCTAATCACAGTAGCCGCTGGACTTTACGCGCCTCCCTTTGCCAAGTCAGCAAAGGCATGGGGAGCTGATTCTCTGTATGGAAAGTCAAAGTCCAAGGACGTTGCTGCTCTAAGCATAGATGTTGCTTGCAAATTCCTCCACCTTCAGCTTTTGCCGGCGGTCGAGGAGTGTGTCATGGATGCGGATCACATTTCTGCCATTCTCAAGTCAGCCATCGAGAGCGGAAAATACCAAATCGCCCCCGACCCGTCTTTGGACAAGAAGGACCATCTATCTCAGTCTGGTAGATCAGCGCTGTTGACGTTCTTTGCTTCTCACATTGTCTCAACTCCCTTGACGCTTGTGAAGAGTAGACTGCTCAAATCACTAAACGAAATCCGCGGCGTGTCTACCGTGACGCGAACACCACTTCTCTTGCCAGCTCTGCAGTCTTGGGCTGATTTGACGGAAGCCGAGGCCACAGAGATCTGCACCTCACAGCAGCTGGATAAGACTGTTTTGGACTCTCAGTTCATTGACATCATTGTTCCCAACGATGCCACTGGACTTGAGTTTGTGTTCAAGCTACTAAAGGATGCGGATTCTACCAATGGTGAAAGACCAGGCCTCATTCGGGCAGCTTTCTCTCGGGTCAAGAAGATGTGGACCTTGATGAAGGCCGAAATGAAGTTCATGGTGGCAGAGCAATTCCTAGAACTCTCACAAGATCCAGAGGCTACCGCCGGTAACTCTGAATCCATCATCCCGGCCGAGGCTGCAGATCTTCTAAGGTCTGTGCCCTTGACGACGGATATCCTATCTTTCTTCCTGGACTCGATTCAAACTGGCACCAAGATGATTACTGAGCCTCCTCCTAATAAGCGAAGGAGAACCAGCGCTGCTGACGCCAATCGGGGTCTGAACACTCAAATTACCCCCGAGCTGAGTCGTGCGCTGCGCAAGGTTACCTTTGTTCTGCAAATCGTCGATAGCTCGGATCCTGTGTCTCACCCCGAACTTTTGGACGGCCTGTTCACGGCATTGTCCGAGCTTCAGCACTTCAGAACCGTTGTTGGCTCAGAACTGGGCTACCTACAGAATTTGATTTTGCGCAGTCTTCTGGCCATGATGCCAGCATACAAGGCAAACAAGAACCTCAAGGTAGACAGCTCTGGAGGCTATGGAGACCTGCTTGTTAGCTGCATCCAGAAGTCATCGAGCCCCGTCGTCCAGAATGCGGCTTTGCTGTTAGTCGCAAACCTGGCAACAATTGCGCCGCACCTGGTTCTACACAGCGTTATGCCCATCTTCACGTTTATGGGCACATCTGTGCTTCGTCAGAGCGACGACTATTCCGCCCACGTGGTGGCGCAGACAATCAAGGAAGTCGTGCCTCCGTTGATCGAGTCACTACGGCAAGGCCAGAAGAGCCCCGTTGCCGGCGCTTCGGATATCCTCGTCAGCTTTACGACGGCGTACGAGCATATCCCAGTCCACCGACGACACGGCCTGTTCGTGGCGCTGGTTGAGACTATGGGACCCAAGGAGTTCCTGTTTACGCTTGTAAGCATGCTGGTCGATCGATATGAGCTGAATGACGATTTGCTCCAATTTGTTCTGGATCTCCTCAACGATTTCAGTGTCGAAATTCAGCTGGAGACCTTGGTCAAGTTGCTTGACCTCACTTCAGATCTTTTCAAGCCCAAGCCTACTCTGTCTCTTGTGCTACTTGGTAGCagtgatgaggaggaggacaagGATGTTGAGAAGATTGCTCTTCGCCAGCTTTCTGTGCTGCCAAGTCTTTTGGCAAACAGAAAGCTCAAGGCGCAGATCAGCAAGCTTGTCGATAGAGATGACATGGAGACATCAGAAGTCCGCCAACTTTACGCAACTCTGCTTGAAGATGTGCTTGTCCTGGCAGACACTGTCAAGTCGAACAAGAGCCTGCATAGCCGATGCGGAAACGCACTGGCCAACCTGCTCAATCTACTTTCAATTGGCGAGTTCATCAAAGCCGTGGAAAGCCTGCTTGATAGACCCAGCCTCGATCTGCGGCAAAAGGTCCTTCGCGCTCTGGAGCTCCGTGTGGGTTCAGAGAGCAACACAGACGCAGCGTCAAGAACAGCCCTGCTTACTTTCCTGCCACAACTCACTGCCGCAATCCGGGAGTCCAGCGATATCCGCTACAAGCACACAGCGGTTACTTGCGTCGACAAGATTGCGGAGAAATATGGCAAGAAGGATATCGAGGCCGTGGTCGCGGCCGCATCAACAATTGCAGGTGAGCactgccttggccaagacgagaagcagcttcGTATCATGGCTCTGTTGTGCCTCACGTCTCTCGTCGACGTGTTGCAAGACGCAATTGTGCCGGTACTTCCCATTGCTATTCCTCAGGCCATTGTCTATCTCAACCTGAGCCTACAAGAGGATTCACAAGACTTGGAACTTCATTCGGCTGGTTACGGGTTCATTAGTGCTTTGGCTGAGCATCTGCCCTTTATGCTTTCCACTTATGTCGGCCAAATCCTGGAGGTTTCCAACAAGTCGGCAAATGCTAACCTTGATGCTGACTCCAACGAAGCTCGTGAGAGCTGTCTCGAATTCCTTGCCAAGAAGCTTGAGGCCAAGGACATGTTTACTAGCTTGGATCTTAACTGGGAGAGTGCAAGATCCAACGGTTTTTCG GCCATGTCCGAATACGTCAAGACGCTGGGAATGGCCATCGACAAGCATTCCAAGTCTGCCATTACTAAGAACGTCGGAGTCTTATCCAGTATCCTGCTAAAGGCCTTTGACCTGCGACGACTGATTATTGCTGATGGCGAGACTGGCGACGCGACTTTGGCTCGTCTCACTCAGCTAGAGAATTCGGTGAATGAAAAGGTTCTGAAGATGATTTACAAGCTCAACGACGCCACCTTCCGGCCTGTGTTTGTGCAACTCATTGAGTGGTCAAGCACAGGCCTCAAAGGGGACAGCGTTGGGCTGTCGAGCAGACGCTACAGTGTGTACGGATTCCTGCAGTCATTCTTTGATAATCTCAAGTCGATCGTGACCAACTACGCCACGTACGTCTTGGAGGATGCCGTTAAGATTCTCAGCGCCGTCGACCCCAAGGCCAGCAGTGAGCGGCAGCTTTGGAACCGTGTGCTCAACACACTGGCCAAGTGCTTTGAGCATGACCAGGATGACTTTTGGCAGGCGCCAGCACACTTTGGAGCAATTGCTCCTGTGCTGATGGAGCAGTATACCCACGCAGCGATTGTCGACGTCAACGAAGCCCTGATCCCTACCACAGTCGAGCttgcggcagcggcagacTCTCAGGCGCACCAGAAGGAGCTGAACTCTGCGCTGCTCAAGCACCTCCGATCAGAAAAGGCGGCGGTGCGACTGGCGGCTGTCAAATGCGAGCAGGCGCTGACGGATCGGTTGGGCGAGGAGTGGCTCGCGATGCTTCACGAGATGCTGCCTCGGATTAGCGAGCTgcaggaggatgatgacgaggtgGTTGAGAGAGAGACGCACAGATGGATTGTCAAGATTGAGGGCGTGCTTGGCGAAAGCTTGGATTCCATGTTGCAGTAA